The Mangrovimonas cancribranchiae nucleotide sequence TTAGGACCAAGAAGTTACCATTAAAAACAAAATGCTATGAAATTTAATTGGGGAACAGGAATTGTATTGGCTTTTATAGGCTTTATAAGTTTTATCATGTACTTTGTTATAACCATGAGTACAAACGAAAAATACAATCATGATTTAGTAACCGAAGATTATTACAAGCAAGAACTTCAGTTGCAAAATAACATTGATAGCGAACAAAACTCAAAAAAGTTAAAAGAAGATATTACTTGGGAAAAATCTGAAGAAGGAATTACCATAACTTTCCCTAAAGACCTTAATATTTCAAACATAACAGGAAAAGTGTTCCTATATAGACCATCTAACAAACAATTTGACTTCGAAACACCTATTTCTTTGTCAAACCACAATTTGCTCATACCTGACAACCGTTTGTTGGATGGTCGTTGGAACATTATTATAGATTGGCAATATAATAAAATACCTTACCGCTACAAAAAAGAAATTATATACTAAACATGCTTTGGTCTGCATTCATATTAGGTCTATTAGGCAGTTTTCATTGTGTTGGTATGTGCGGACCAATTGCTTTTATGCTTCCTGTAGATAGAAGCAATTCCATAAAAAAAGTTAGTCAAATTACAACTTACCACATAGGAAGGCTTTTGGCTTATAGCACTATTGGTTTATTTTTTGGACTTATTGGCAGAAACCTTTACATTTTTGGATTACAACAACAACTATCCATAATAATAGGTGTTTTAATGATTATTATTGCAGTGCTTCCCTATAAAACTATAAGTAAGTACAACGCTTCAAAACCATTACACAAACTTATAGCTAAAGTAAAGAGTAAACTAGGTATGGCTTTAAAAAGAAAAACGGCCGACACCTTTTTCACTATTGGTTTTCTTAATGGGTTTTTACCTTGTGGCTTAGTTTATATGGCTGTTTTTGGAAGCTTAGTAAGTAGTACGGTTACAGAAGGCGTTTTATATATGACTCTTTTTGGTATGGGCACAATTCCGTTAATGACATCAGCCATATACTTGGGTAAGTTTTTAAACACCAAAATAAAACAACGCATACAAAAGGCCATTCCCGTTTTTGTTGTTATTATAGGAATTCTATTTATTTTAAGAGGCTTAGGGCTTGGCATTCCTTACCTCTCTCCTGCTCCAGCCATTGAAATGGTTTCAGGCAATGTAAATTGCCATTAAAAATTACTCTAATAATCTATCAGAAACAAATTTGTTTCTGGGTTAAAGTAATATCTTTGTTATAATAGGCCATCATAATATGAAACACATTCTACTACTTACCGATTTTTCTAAAAGTGCTACCAATGCCATGGAATATGCCTTGGCTTTTTTTAATACTGAAAAATGCCATTTTCACTTAATGTATGTTCATAAATCTAACAGTTTTACAATGGACGACTTAATGAGTAGCTCTAAAAAAAATGTATACGATGCTATTTTAAAAGATGAAAAACAACAATTAGAAGCTTATAAAACCCAATTACAAAACACTTATAATCAACATCAATTTTCAACAATAATTGATTACGATAATCTGTTAAGCGCTATTAAACAAACAATAGACAGTCAACTTATTGATTTAATTATTGCTGGATACGATGGTGCTACCAGCCTTTTTGAAGTCGTTTTTGGCACTAATACACTTCAAATTATAAGAAACATAGCCTGTCCTACACTTATTATTCCTGAAGATTTTAGCTTTAATGACTTTAAAGATGTTTTATTACCTTTAGACGAACACGATATGCTTGACACCAAAGAGTTTGATAGGCTTTTAAAATTCTTAGATATTAACAAAACGCATTTTCACGTTTTAAGAATGGAACAAGATAACCATTTAATAGAAACCGATAAGCAGCAATTAAACACCAAGGTGAAATCGTACGATTATCACTCCATTAAAAATGTGGCCCTTGCAGATGCCGTTTCAACCTACCAACAGCTAAAAAAAATAGATATTATTGGGCTTATTGTTGAAAAGGAAAGTTTTTTAAAGCGTTTAATAGCCGAGTCTTCAACAACAAAAATCAGTAAGAGCTTGAGTTTACCCTTACTGATTGTTCATCATTAAACACACTATTTAAAATATAGCATACGACGCATTTACGTAAAAATTACGTCCTTGTCTTGGTATATTATTCCAATCGGCGTAGGTTGAATATTGAGCATCTAAAATATTCTCTACCCCATATTTAAATACCATTTTGCTACTTTTAAAATTGATAACATGTCCTAAATTTAAGTTTATCACACCATAAGCAGGCGTTTCATCTTCACCATAAAAACTACTAAATCTACTTTGGTTACCATTACCTTCTAATTGTAAACTCGCATTAAATGTTGCCGTAGAATAAGCCACCTCAGCTAAGTATGACAATGGTTTTATTAGTGGCAACGATTCGCCATTACTACCTTGACCGTAGTTATAACCTAATGAAGCATTAAGCGACAGTTTTTTTGATACACTATATGATGTATTCAAATAAACATCAAAAATAGACGCATGATTTAAACCTGTATATGTTTTTACTCCAGAAGCACCAATAGTCATAGCACTTAAAGTTGGATCTATTTCACCAACTATATAATCTAGAATATAAAAATAGGAGCTTTCTAACCCTATTTTAAAACTCTTTAGGTTGTAATTTGCCTTTATATTAGTTTGAATAGATTTTTCATTGCTTAAATAGGGATTTCCTATGTAATCAAAATTGTCAAAACTGTTGAATAAGAAAAAACCATAACCTTCGCTAACCGACGGAGCCCGTTCGCCATATCCTAATCCAAAAGCAACATCAAATGTTGATTTTTTTAATTGATAATCGGCAGCTATAGTTTTTAAAAATCTATGTTTTGAATCGCTTAATGTTGGGTAAAAAATTTGTAAACTTTCCAAACCAGCCTTTTCACCAATAGAATTGTTATGCACACCAAATCGTACCGAAGCCGACACCTTTGATGCTTTATTTAAGACATAAGTATCTTTAGCATACACTCCAGAATACCATGTTCTAATATCTGGCCAAGTGTACATAAACATAAGTGGTTGATTGGAATCGTTAGGATACATGGTCATTTCAGCTAGAGAACGATTGTAAAAGCCATTTACATTGAAAAGTAAATTATGTTTATGCTCGCTAATTTTCACTTTACTATAAAACCCGTACGTATCGCTCCATCCTGGCATATCCATACGAATAGGCACGTCTGGACGTTGCGAATCGTCCATGATATGCGTAATGGTATTGAAATACAACTTGGTTTCCCATGAGTTAATAAATGTAGAATCGTTTTTAAAAGTGTGTGTTAGCGATGTTATTAAAGCCTCTGCTAACGATACATCCATAGGTAAAGCTGGATAACCAACATCTGTTGCTTTATCATAAATAATATTTGCATCTAATTGATGGTTTTCTGTTAGCTTATAACCACTTTGCAACGAAACATTATATTTTTGAAATTGTGAGTATAATACTTCTTGATTGTTGCCTGCATCATAATTATCAGATTTTCTAAAAATACCATCGGCATTTATATAAAACTTGTTTCCAGAATATTCCAAATCTAAACCTGCTGTTTTATAATTACCATTGGTTTCGTAACCTAAATCTACACTTGATTTTAATCCAAAATCATAATATTTAGATTCCGGTAATTGTAAGTCGATAGATCCACCTACACAATGGCCATTTTCGGTACCTTCCTGCCCTGAAGCAATAGTAACTTTTTTTAAATTTGACACATCAACATAGGATGTAATTGGGTCCATTTTATCGGTACATGCACCAAATATTTGCATGCCATCTATAGTAACATTTAAGCGCTCGCTAGTCATGTTACTTAATGTAGGTTCCCAAGCATAATTTCCACGCTTAATCATAGTAATATGATTAGATTTTTCTAAATAATCGTCTACACTTGATAAGGTTTTTTCTTGGCGGTAATTACTTAGTTTTCGTTGCGATATTACAATAACCTCATCTAATTTTGTGGTGTCCTTTTCCATAGAAGATGCTATTTCCTGTCCTAAAGAAACTGTACTGTATATTAGTCCTAGTAGTGTTATGAGTTTTTTCATGATTATTATATTTTATGAGATGTCATAGTTGGTGATATATCTATGACATCTCATGTTTTAAAAAATTAAAACTCTAATTCTAGATATAGGCTACTTTGCTCGTTAGTTTCTGTTACGTCTTCACCTTTTAAAACATCATCATTATCATTAATAAGCTTTAAGTTTAACACCCAATATCCTGTCATGGTTAGCGATAAATTAGCGTGATACATATTATCGGTTTGATTAAATGTTAAATTGGTATTGTTTGGTGAGCTATGGTTTCCCATACCTGGCATACGTGGATCTAGAGTTAATAGGTAGTTTTCAACAACTGGAAAAGACATCATTGTTTCCATTTTATAAACCCCCACAACTAAGTCGTTATTTCCAATTATGGGGTTTTTAGGCTCAATCATGGCAACGATATAACGATTGTCGTCATTCCCCATAAAACTGGCTACATTTTGATCGTCATTTTGCATTACCGTAATGGTTTCAGAAATCATATAATCCACATCATCAATAGTATAATTTAATGTTAAAGACCATCCTGAACCATCGGCATTAGTCATTTGATAAATAATAGTTCCTTCATAAATTGTATTTTTTCCGCTAACTTTAACTGGGTTTGTATTTGGGCATGAATGCTGCATTGTTGGCATTTGCATTATAGGCATCCAAGAAATTGTAGCATTTTCAATATAGCTATTGGTTGTTTTATCTTTTATTCGAACACTAACCTCGTTGTATCCTGTATAGAAAAGTCCTGATTTGTTATACAATTCGATTGTATGCGTGTCGTTTTCTAATTCTTGAATTAAGTTTAAACCTTGTGTTTCGTTAATTGATGGTGTAAATTCATCGTTGTCATCTGTAGAGCAAGCTACGTTGAACAATGCCAAAAAAAGAATTGGCAGTATATATTTAAATTTCATTTTAATTTGTTTTATAGGCATACCTATAGCGTGTTGCTGTATACAAGCAACATCTATTTAGTATTATTTTTGTAATATTTATATATAATTATCCTCATCCAACTCATTAGAATAAGTTAGAAGGAAAGCTATTTTTAAAGAAATAATTATATAATATTTGGTGGTGGTGTATCTACTAAAAGTAGTGTTTCGTGAGGAATTGGCATATTATAAAACGCTTCGTTTTTACTTGTAAAAACCGAAATAAATTGTGGCGTAACGGAATTTACACTTGACACAAAAAATACATCTAAAACAAGGCGTTTACTTTCTTGAACTGGAGCTTTATTATCTGTTCCTGTTTCGTTTTTTGCTAATTGCTTTTTTAAATGGCATTTCCCATTACACCCTTGTTGATTGTCTTTTTGAATACACAAAGTTTTGGCTATAAACTCTTGATTAGCTAAAAAGTCGCCCACAATAACCAACGTGTTAATATTATGCGCTAGTAGAATAACTACAAGTACATGCGCTGTAATATTATGGGTAAAACTTTTAATCATGTTGCAAATTTAAGTATTGCCTTCTTATTTTTATGTGATAATAGTTACTTAATTAAAAAATCGTTCTTTAGCATTAAAAATCTTTTTTTCTAGATTTAAACATTATTCGCATTACAGGGAGAATGACCCAAATAATAAGCATAATAAACGATACTATTAACCCAAAACTGGTTCCGAAAAATTGTTTAAATATGGCTCCTGTGTAACCTAATAACGCTGAAATATCTAATTTTAATAAAATTAAAGTTCTTGATAAATCTATAGGATTTAACATAGTGCCAACAAGCGAGAGTTTATCTAAAGGGTAATCCTCGAAAAAGATTAAACTCATAAGAAATACCCCATCGTAAATAATCGCTAAAAGTAACCATAGTAAAATAGCATAGCCAAATCCTTTTATTTTATTGTCGTTGGATAATGCTATGTTAAATGCTAAAGCAGTAAAAATAAAGGTTAAAAAGGTACCTGTTATAAGTAATAATGAAAAGTCCCAGATAGCATTACTTTTAAATAAACCATAAAAAACAAACGGAATTCCTAACCCTAAAATCAAGCTCATGGATAGCGACATTGCCACACCTAAATATTGTCCTAAAAAAATGGAGGATCGTTTTAAGGGTTGTGCCAAAAGTAACTCTGTAAACTCTTTGGAATTGTAATAATACATAACGCCAAAAATGGTTCCTATGAGTGGTACTAAAACAATAATAACATTCATGAGCGTAATGACTGCTTTGGATAAATCGTTGTTTAAAAACAGTAACACAATGCCTAATAACAAATAAAATGCAAAGTACACATAACTCCAACGGCTACGTATTAAATCGAAAAAACTATATTTTAATATTTTAAGCATGATTTTCTGATAAAATAGACGCAATAGCGTGTTCAAAATCTTGCTGATTGGTCTTGTTTTTTAATTCGGTTATGGTTCCTTTAAAATAAATTTTGCCTTCCAGAAGAAAGACAATTTCATCTGAAATTTCTTCAACAAAGCTCATAATATGCGAGGTTATTAAAATAGTTTTTCCTTTGGCTTTTTCTTCTTGAATAAGATTTTTTAATCGTATTAAGGAAATAGGATCTAGCCCTGTTGTTGGTTCGTCTAAAATAATTAGCGGGCTATCAAACATAAAGGTTAGAACAATGTTTACTTTTTGTTTTGTTCCGCCAGAAAGGTTGCCTAGTTTTTTATCTAAAAAAGGGGTTAGTTTAAATAATTCTATTAAACGCTCATCTTCGTTAGTGTTTTTTCGCAAATCCTTAATCATTCTAATAAGCTCTTTTACTTTTAGGTTACTAGGAAAATTGGCTATTTGCGGCAAGTAATCTATATAATGCCTGTAACTTGAGTTTTTCTTGATGTTTTCTCCTTGTACTTTAATAGTTCCTTTATTGGGAATTACCATACCAAGAATAGACTTGATTAATGTTGTTTTTCCAGAACCATTAGGGCCTAAAACTGCTATTATACCACCGTTTTTAATACTTAAATCAACGCCTTTTAATACTTGGTTTTTTCCAAATTTTTTATGTAGGTTTTCAATGCTTACCATGTTATGCGTTTTGTTTGTGGATTATTATCTAATAAATTATCTGGCGTAAAAACGGGTGACACTTTTTCTGAAAAATCGATAATATCTATAAACATACTTCGTAATAATATTATGGTTTCAGGTGTACGATTTACAATGTAAGAATAGAGTTTAACAGGTCTATAAGGTATATCGCCAATACCGTCTTTATTTAAATCGTAGCCGGTGTAATTACTCCAATAGTTCTTATCAAAAACATTGTCGTTTACTTTGCTGTTATAAGCTATATCAAACGAATTATATAAAAAATTATTCTCAGTAAACGTATTAGTATAACATGCTCCTCGTACTTTAATTGCCCAACCATTTTTTATAAAATCGTTGTGTTTATATACTATTCTGTTCGAGCCTTCTATATTAATGCCTATGGTATTCTCTTGAAAAGTATTTCCTATAATTTCTGAATCGTTTATCTCTTTAAGTAACATACCATAAGAAGCTGTTCCCCAATTTTCTTTAAAGGTATTGTTAAACATTTTTATATGCTTGGAAAACATAACAGCAACACCTGCGCCATTATTCTCGAAGGTATTATCTTGATAAGTATCGGTATTGGAAAACATAAAATGCAATCCATACCTTACATTATTAGCACTTACATTATTCTTAATTAAACAATTATCTGAAAACTCTAAATAAATGCCATCTCGCACTCGTTCTACATAATTATGCTCTATTTCAATATGATTACTGTACCATAATTGAATACCATTTCCAGAATTGTACTCTTCTACGGCATTTCCTATTATTTTGTTATGATATATCTTACCGTAATTAGATTTTTCTAGATAGATACCGAAGAATAATTTTTCTAAAACCAGATTTTGTATTACAAAATGCTTGCTATTTTTAACCCTTAAAGCGGCGTAATCTTCTGTATAACTCGTGCCTACATTTATAATAAATAATCCATCTACTGTAACAGAGTCGGAAGCAACTGTTATGATCTCTCCTTTAAATTCACCATCTATAACAGGGTAGTTTTTCCCTTTAATGATTAATGGTTTATCGACTATAATATTATGCTCTTTATAAGTACCTGGTTTTACGGTTATAGTATCAAAACGCTGTGCTTTATTAATAGCCTCTTTTAACGTAGATATAGTACACGTACTACACACCTCTATATGTTGAGCATGAGTTGTCATAGCTAAAAAAATAGCACATATAATAACGCCCCATTTTTTCATAACTATTTATTATTTAAATACTCTTGTAAGCTTGACCAATTATACAGTGTACCACCTTTGTTGGATTGAACAGACTCTGCCTCTGCTTTTGTTTTAAAAGCTGACAGGTAAGCTCCCATAGGACTAGGAATGTTTTCGCTAATTAAAAAAGTGGCTTGTGTGGCATCAATTAAAGCTTCTGGCTCTAAATAATTATTTGATAAGTATAGAGCTATCTCATTGGTATCAAATTCTTCCATAAAATTAACCATACACTCTGTTGCATCAAATTTATAGACCTTTCCCTTTTGAGTAACAATCTCGGCTGCGTGGACTTTATCAACAATAGTCATTTTACAAAAATGGCAACCATCTTCACCGTAATTTATAGGTTTAGGGGCTACATTGCATGCAAATAACAACAACAATATATATATTGAAAAATATTTTAGTGGTTTCATGTTTAGTGTTTTTATGTTCTCTTTATTGCTCTGTTGTTTTACTATTCTTCCTTCCTACAAGATAAGCAATTAATGATGTAGCAATACCTAAGCCTAAAAATAAGGCACCTAATCGTGGGTAAGAATGGGCTCTAAAGTTTAAAATATTCTTGCTACCAAATAAAGGTGGTTGAAATCCCATTTGTGTTCCATCTGGATTAGTAAATTTCATAATAGCTTTAGGGTCTAGATTATGCCCGTAGTCATGCTCCCAAAGGTAAAAATCATATAACCCGGCACCACTTAATACAACCATTAATATAAACCAATACAAGAACCATTTGTAATTTCCTTTAAAAGCTATAATAAGTCCTATTAAAGATGTAATTAAAATACCAGCGGGGAAAATTTTAAATTCAGGTATAGCCTCTGGAATATATTTCATACCCACATAATGATTCATTAAATTAATGTTTTTAATGTCATGTGGATTAGCATCTGCAAAGTCATTAATGTGAATATACATTCCTAATGGTGTAGGGTATTGTGGTGCTTCTAATGTAATTTTCCACAAGGGAAATAAAAACAGTCCTAACGGTAAAATAACCGCTATAAGCATTATAATATTCGACTTCTTCATGAATGTTGTGGTTTGGTGTTTCTTTAGTGTTTTTTAAAAGAAAGGCGAGAGCGAAAAGACAACTCTCGCCTTAAATAGGAAAATAAACACTAAAACAAAATTCTCCTAAAAGCTTCTTATTCTATATCTTCTCCCATAGACCATTTTATAGGTGTATCAGCTCCTTTTGGAGACACACGAATATATCCTTGCATTTCTTGATGTAAAGCTGAACAGAAATCGGTGCAATAAAAAGGCCACACCCCTACTTTTGTGGGCTCCCAAACAGATGTTTTTGTTTGTCCAGGCATAATTAATAACTCTGACGTATTTTGTCCTAGCACAGCAAAGCCATGAGGTACATCAAAATCTTGTTCTAAATTAGTTACATGAAAGAATACCTTATCACCTACTTTTATACCTTCTATGTTATCTGGTGAGAAGTGACTTCTTATAGTGGTCATATAAATATGAACTTCATTTCCATCTCTTACTACTTTTGTATCTGCATCCGATTTAGCAGCATAAGGGTGATTATTTTCTTCTAAATTATAGATTTTTTTAGAACGTTCTTTTATTATGTCTGCACGCATTGCTGCAGCATAATGAGGCTCTCCATGTGTTGGAAAATCTAAGAGTAATTCCATTTTATCTCCAGAAATATCATACAATTGTGCAGAGTGCTCCATTTCTGGTCCTGTTGGTAAATATCTATCTTTTGTAATTTTATTCATTGCAAACATGTACTTACCTTGTGGTTTTCTAGAGTTTCCTCCTGGAATGGTTAAATGCCCAACAGAGTAATAGGTTGGTTTTCTATCGATGACTTCCCAAGTTCCTACTTTCCATTTTACAACTTCTGATGAGATAAAGAAGGTTGTATAAGCATTTCCTTGATCATCAAATTCGGTATGCAAAGGGCCTAACCCTGGTTGTTCAACAGTACCTGCTAACACATCTTCAAAATTTAAAATTGGAATACCATAAGCCTCTCCATCAAACTTTTCATTTTCAATGGCATCAAGCATTTTTGTAAATGAGTGTACGGTTAAATTCGCAGATAATTTACCATTACCTACAATGTACTCTCCTGTTGGGTCTACATCACAACCATGAGGCGATTTTGGTGTTGGTAAAAAGAATACGGCTCCAGGAACATCGGTAGGGTTAACTACACGCACTTCTTTTTTTATAGTTGAAGTTGCTGTATGTGTATGCTCATCATAAACATTATGGGCATATTCGGCTGGCATCATTGTACCGCCACCGTTGTTTACGTATTCTTCAATTTTTTTCCAATTTACTGCCGCAATAAAATCTTTATCGTTTTGAGATGCATTAACTTCTAATAAAGTACTAGCTTCTTCGGTATTATACGTCGTAAAAAAGAACCAACCGTGAGATTTACCACGTCCAGGGTGCGATAAATCGTAGTTAAAACCAGGCATTAACACTTGAAATTTTATATCCATATCGCCTGTTTCTGGTGCTACACTAATAAATGATAAGGCGCCCTGAAAATTACCTTTGTAATCTTTTATTGGCATATCGCGTTGTGGAATAGGTACTGAAAAACGTGTTCCTGCTACTACATATTCTGTATTTTCTGTTACAAATGAAGAACTATGATTTCCCGCACTATTAGGTACTTCTATAATCTCTGTTGTTTCAAACGATTGTAAATCTATCTTTGCAATTCTTGGCGTATTATTCTCATTTATAAAAATAAAACGGCCATCAATTTCTCCATTAGTTTGAGAAATATCTGGATGGTGAGAATCTCCCCAAGGCACAAAGCCATGAGAGGTGTTTAACATAGGTTTTGTCTCTTCTGAATATCCATATCCAGAAGTAGGAAATTGTGAAAACACAGGTATTTCCTTAAACATTCTTCCTGATGGTAGTCCGTAAACTGTTAAGTTCCCGCTATATCCACCTGAAATAAAGGCATAAAATTCGTCGTGTTCACCAGGAGACACATATACTTTTTCGGCTATATTGCTTGCCAAAGCACCTGATTTACTATTTGATTGTTTCGTGCTGTTGTTGCAACTAGTAAGAACCAAAAGTCCCGTTACAAATGCAGCCACTGGTTTTAAAATATTCTTCATAGTGTTCATTATTAATTGAGTTAGTGATTTATTTATTCTTTAGATGGCGGTAATAACACCTTATCGATTACGTGTACAATACCATTTCCAGCTGGTACGCTAGCTATTATTTTTGCTCCACCAATAATGGGCTCACCATTCTCTACTGTTACTGGAACATAACCGTTATTAGCTTGCCCCAACTTTTTGAATTTGGTTAAAAAGTCTTTAGAGTAGTTGCCTGGTGTAACATGGTATTTTAAAATGTTTGCTAAATCTGCTTTATTTTCTGGCTTTAATAAATTATCGACAGTACCTTCTGGCAAAGCAGCAAAAGCCTCATCTGTAGGAGCAAAAACAGTTAGTGGTCCTACATTTACTAATGCGTTTTCCACTTGAGCAGCTTGTACGGCTGCAACTAACGTTTTATGGTCTGATGACTCTATAGCTATTTGAAGACAATTAGGTTTTGAGGCATCGTCTTTTATAAAAGCTTGCCCTGTTCTTTCTGAAGACTCATCGGGCTGTTCTGTATTACTTTCTGGCTTGGCTGTTTGTTGACTTTCATTTTTACAGGCAAACAGAGTTCCCATAAAAATAACAACCAAGCAAAATTGTTTAAATAACTTCATAAAATTAATTTTTAATTATTTCAACGTTCTAAAGTATTCTAGTACCGCTCTTGCCTCCTCTTCGCTAAGGTTTTGGTTTGCCATTGGCGAACCATTAAACTCTACTAATAAATCTTTTGCTAAAGGATCTTTTTTTACCATTTCCTCTGGGTTTAAAATCATATTCATAACCCATTCTGGACTTCTTCGTTCTAAAATCCCTGTTGGTGCTGGACCTATAAACTTTTTATCTGCTCTGTGGCAAGCTGTACACATTTTTTTGTAGACTTCCTGCCCATGGGTTGCCATAGACTGATCTATATCTGCAGGTAAATTAATTGAAGTAATAGGACCTACGCCTTTATTATCTAAATCTACTCGTTTAGATGCTGGTAATGGTTTCTCAGCATTGTCCTTTTTTGTAGTTACCTGTTCTGTGTCGGTACTTTTCTTTTGATAAGAGAATGTTTCTTTTTTCTTTTCTTCTTTGCCACCACACCCCATTATTAGGACGGCAAATAAAATTGCGATAATTGATGTTTTAGTTTTCATATATAAATTAATTATTAACTACTCAAAAGTACTTGTTGCATAGAAGATAAAATATGATTTTTATCATAAAAAAGGACTTTTTTATCCTATTTAAAGATA carries:
- a CDS encoding fasciclin domain-containing protein — encoded protein: MKLFKQFCLVVIFMGTLFACKNESQQTAKPESNTEQPDESSERTGQAFIKDDASKPNCLQIAIESSDHKTLVAAVQAAQVENALVNVGPLTVFAPTDEAFAALPEGTVDNLLKPENKADLANILKYHVTPGNYSKDFLTKFKKLGQANNGYVPVTVENGEPIIGGAKIIASVPAGNGIVHVIDKVLLPPSKE
- a CDS encoding cytochrome c, with product MKTKTSIIAILFAVLIMGCGGKEEKKKETFSYQKKSTDTEQVTTKKDNAEKPLPASKRVDLDNKGVGPITSINLPADIDQSMATHGQEVYKKMCTACHRADKKFIGPAPTGILERRSPEWVMNMILNPEEMVKKDPLAKDLLVEFNGSPMANQNLSEEEARAVLEYFRTLK
- the nosZ gene encoding Sec-dependent nitrous-oxide reductase, producing MKNILKPVAAFVTGLLVLTSCNNSTKQSNSKSGALASNIAEKVYVSPGEHDEFYAFISGGYSGNLTVYGLPSGRMFKEIPVFSQFPTSGYGYSEETKPMLNTSHGFVPWGDSHHPDISQTNGEIDGRFIFINENNTPRIAKIDLQSFETTEIIEVPNSAGNHSSSFVTENTEYVVAGTRFSVPIPQRDMPIKDYKGNFQGALSFISVAPETGDMDIKFQVLMPGFNYDLSHPGRGKSHGWFFFTTYNTEEASTLLEVNASQNDKDFIAAVNWKKIEEYVNNGGGTMMPAEYAHNVYDEHTHTATSTIKKEVRVVNPTDVPGAVFFLPTPKSPHGCDVDPTGEYIVGNGKLSANLTVHSFTKMLDAIENEKFDGEAYGIPILNFEDVLAGTVEQPGLGPLHTEFDDQGNAYTTFFISSEVVKWKVGTWEVIDRKPTYYSVGHLTIPGGNSRKPQGKYMFAMNKITKDRYLPTGPEMEHSAQLYDISGDKMELLLDFPTHGEPHYAAAMRADIIKERSKKIYNLEENNHPYAAKSDADTKVVRDGNEVHIYMTTIRSHFSPDNIEGIKVGDKVFFHVTNLEQDFDVPHGFAVLGQNTSELLIMPGQTKTSVWEPTKVGVWPFYCTDFCSALHQEMQGYIRVSPKGADTPIKWSMGEDIE